The proteins below are encoded in one region of Fimbriimonadaceae bacterium:
- a CDS encoding Glu/Leu/Phe/Val dehydrogenase — MNNPFETAQAQLDEAAAVLNLDPATHEFLRWPMREYHVRIPVRMDDGSVNVFRGFRVQYNDARGPAKGGLRWHPEETIDTVRALAAWMTWKTAVVGIPLGGGKGGVICNPKAMSMGEKERLARGFIRQLSNVLGPERDVPAPDVYTDGQIMAWMMDEYEATQGKHQAGVITGKPLEVGGINGRDDATARGGMFVLREWASATGTNLASSTAAIQGYGNAGHFAHKLLESLFKTTVVAASDSKGGVYNPDGLDHAELMRHKSETGSVVNFKGARTVTNEELLELDVTVLLPSALENVVTGENAGRIKAKVVAELANGPTTPDADKVLFERGVYVLPDFLCNAGGVTVSWMEQVQNAGLDKWDRHRVEAKLDEIMTNAFRDVHQQRESLRVHTRLAAYLVAVQRVAEACRIRGWV; from the coding sequence ATGAACAACCCGTTTGAAACGGCGCAGGCGCAGCTCGACGAAGCTGCCGCCGTCCTCAACCTTGATCCCGCGACCCACGAGTTCCTCCGATGGCCCATGCGCGAATACCACGTGCGCATTCCGGTCCGGATGGACGATGGATCGGTGAATGTCTTCCGCGGTTTCCGTGTCCAATATAACGATGCCCGGGGGCCCGCGAAGGGCGGTCTCCGCTGGCACCCAGAGGAAACGATCGACACGGTCCGGGCGCTTGCGGCTTGGATGACGTGGAAGACGGCGGTCGTGGGGATCCCGCTCGGTGGCGGCAAGGGCGGCGTCATCTGCAACCCCAAGGCGATGTCGATGGGCGAGAAAGAGCGGCTGGCGCGTGGGTTCATCCGCCAGTTGAGCAACGTGCTAGGCCCCGAGCGCGACGTGCCGGCCCCCGACGTCTACACCGACGGCCAGATCATGGCCTGGATGATGGACGAATATGAAGCCACCCAGGGCAAGCACCAGGCGGGCGTGATCACGGGCAAGCCGTTGGAGGTCGGTGGGATCAACGGGCGCGACGACGCCACTGCGCGGGGCGGGATGTTCGTGCTGCGGGAATGGGCTTCTGCCACGGGCACGAACCTAGCCTCCTCGACCGCGGCGATCCAGGGCTATGGCAACGCGGGCCACTTCGCGCACAAGTTGCTGGAAAGCCTGTTCAAGACGACGGTGGTCGCGGCGAGCGACTCGAAGGGCGGCGTCTATAACCCGGACGGGCTGGACCATGCCGAACTGATGCGGCACAAGAGCGAGACCGGTTCGGTCGTCAACTTCAAGGGTGCAAGGACCGTGACCAACGAAGAGTTGTTGGAACTGGACGTCACCGTACTGTTGCCTTCCGCCTTGGAGAATGTGGTCACGGGTGAGAACGCGGGCAGGATCAAGGCGAAGGTGGTCGCGGAGCTGGCCAATGGTCCGACGACGCCGGACGCGGACAAAGTGCTCTTTGAACGGGGTGTCTACGTCCTCCCGGACTTCCTCTGCAATGCGGGCGGCGTCACCGTGAGCTGGATGGAGCAGGTGCAGAACGCGGGGCTCGACAAGTGGGACCGGCACCGGGTCGAAGCGAAGCTGGACGAGATCATGACCAACGCCTTCCGCGACGTCCACCAGCAACGCGAGTCGCTTCGCGTGCACACCCGGCTCGCGGCGTACCTGGTCGCGGTTCAACGGGTGGCGGAAGCGTGCCGCATTCGCGGCTGGGTCTAA
- a CDS encoding iron ABC transporter permease has translation MANHRRGTVLFWLGLAMLAAFAVHLIAGGSAGLPIGRVLAELAAGDTGRTTPENLIVWRLRLPRACAALFVGAILGAVGSAFQAYFRNPLAEPYVVGVSSGAAVGGALAVFLGLESGLGLLGWSFLGGALSLGLVLTLAGGWKSPNVNGLLVAGVVIGAMLFGVTTLVLGLAGQDSGRILRWLLGSTTPMFWDRVAVLAGFVVVGVPLLWSQARPLNAMALGEFSAQRLGVDPFRTLLLVLGAGTAMTAATVGSVGIVGFVGLVAPHLGRRLAGSDVRWCLPASGLIGGSLLLLSDVLAQRIQPGTELPLGAVTAVIGAPALLLLMRKREATP, from the coding sequence GTGGCAAACCATCGTCGGGGAACCGTCCTGTTCTGGCTGGGGCTTGCCATGCTCGCCGCCTTTGCCGTCCACCTCATTGCCGGGGGCAGCGCTGGGCTTCCCATCGGCCGTGTGCTTGCCGAACTCGCCGCTGGCGACACAGGCCGCACAACCCCCGAGAACCTTATCGTCTGGCGCCTGCGCTTGCCCCGCGCGTGCGCCGCGCTCTTCGTGGGGGCCATCCTTGGCGCGGTAGGCTCGGCGTTCCAGGCCTACTTCCGAAACCCTCTCGCCGAACCCTACGTCGTGGGCGTTTCGAGTGGGGCGGCGGTCGGAGGCGCCTTGGCCGTTTTCCTCGGGCTGGAGTCAGGGCTTGGGCTCTTGGGGTGGTCGTTCCTGGGCGGGGCGCTTTCGCTCGGGCTCGTGCTGACCCTCGCGGGCGGCTGGAAGTCGCCGAACGTGAACGGGCTTCTTGTGGCGGGCGTGGTGATCGGTGCGATGCTCTTCGGCGTCACGACGCTCGTCCTCGGCCTGGCGGGGCAGGATTCGGGGCGCATTCTGCGCTGGCTGCTCGGCAGCACCACCCCGATGTTTTGGGACCGCGTTGCCGTCCTCGCGGGGTTCGTCGTGGTCGGCGTCCCTCTGCTCTGGAGCCAAGCCCGCCCCCTCAACGCGATGGCCCTCGGCGAATTCTCCGCCCAGCGCCTGGGCGTAGACCCCTTTCGAACCCTCCTGCTCGTCCTGGGGGCAGGGACGGCGATGACGGCGGCCACGGTCGGCAGCGTCGGGATCGTCGGGTTCGTCGGCTTGGTCGCCCCCCACCTGGGGCGACGCCTGGCGGGCTCCGACGTCCGCTGGTGCCTGCCCGCGTCAGGGCTCATCGGCGGCTCGTTGCTCCTGCTTTCGGACGTGCTGGCCCAACGCATCCAACCCGGTACAGAACTCCCGCTCGGCGCAGTCACGGCCGTCATCGGCGCCCCCGCCCTCTTGCTCTTGATGCGGAAGAGGGAGGCTACTCCTTAG
- a CDS encoding pyridoxal phosphate-dependent aminotransferase, with protein MPTRALASRTALLQASPTLAITARAKQMKAEGKDVISFAAGEPDFNTPEAVCTAAKEALDRGFTKYTASAGTPELREAVAAKFWRENGLRYDPRQVIVTCGAKQAVFNSLQVLVEPGDEVLLLAPYWMTYADQIRLAGGQPVVVPCDPANDYQPDFDRLKAAVTPRTKAVIVNSPSNPTGAGFDRGVVKELAALALRHDLWIISDEIYEHLVYDFEPVSPASLGSEVYDRTVTISGCSKSYAMTGWRIGYLAAPLPVATAISALQDQVTSNPTSFAQCGALVALKLPDDTVQSMRAEFAARRELMLEGLASLSGVKTVPPKGAFYCFPDVSPYLGGRFADDAELAKHLLEEALVATIPGSVFEGPGHIRLSYAASREDISRGLERLADCLERAT; from the coding sequence GTGCCGACCCGTGCCTTGGCCAGTCGTACTGCCCTCCTGCAAGCCTCGCCGACCCTGGCGATCACGGCCCGGGCGAAACAGATGAAGGCCGAAGGCAAGGACGTCATCTCGTTCGCGGCCGGAGAGCCTGACTTCAACACGCCGGAGGCGGTGTGCACCGCCGCCAAAGAAGCGCTCGACCGGGGCTTTACGAAGTACACGGCCTCGGCCGGCACTCCCGAGCTGCGCGAGGCCGTGGCGGCCAAGTTCTGGCGGGAGAACGGGCTTCGGTACGATCCCAGGCAGGTCATCGTCACGTGCGGCGCCAAGCAGGCAGTGTTCAACTCGTTGCAGGTGCTCGTAGAGCCGGGCGACGAAGTCTTGCTCCTGGCCCCTTATTGGATGACTTATGCGGACCAGATCCGCCTGGCCGGTGGCCAGCCCGTCGTCGTCCCTTGCGACCCGGCTAATGACTACCAGCCCGACTTCGACCGCCTCAAGGCCGCGGTCACCCCGCGGACGAAGGCGGTCATCGTCAACTCGCCGAGCAACCCGACCGGCGCCGGGTTCGATAGGGGCGTGGTCAAGGAGTTGGCCGCGCTCGCCTTGCGGCACGATCTCTGGATCATCAGCGACGAGATCTACGAGCACCTGGTCTACGATTTCGAGCCTGTGAGTCCTGCCAGCCTCGGGTCGGAGGTCTACGACCGCACCGTGACCATCTCCGGGTGCAGCAAGAGCTACGCGATGACTGGGTGGCGCATCGGCTACCTGGCCGCGCCGCTCCCCGTGGCGACCGCGATCTCCGCCTTGCAGGACCAGGTCACCAGCAACCCGACCAGTTTCGCGCAATGTGGCGCGCTTGTCGCGTTAAAACTGCCGGACGACACCGTACAATCAATGCGGGCCGAGTTCGCCGCTCGGCGGGAACTGATGCTAGAAGGGCTTGCCAGCCTGTCGGGAGTGAAGACCGTGCCGCCGAAGGGCGCCTTCTATTGCTTCCCCGACGTTTCGCCTTATCTCGGCGGGAGGTTCGCCGACGACGCCGAATTGGCAAAGCACTTGCTCGAAGAGGCCCTCGTGGCCACGATCCCGGGCTCCGTTTTCGAGGGGCCGGGCCACATCCGCTTGAGTTACGCAGCCAGCCGCGAGGACATCAGTCGGGGCTTGGAGCGGCTCGCCGACTGCCTTGAAAGGGCCACATGA
- a CDS encoding WD40 repeat domain-containing protein — protein sequence MLTTAIAALVLNPAAPAITVKSVKTFDQFLVSALAAAPTGPRIAFATEDSKVRVFDTTKMQTVFALEGHPFAVTAIAFDATGTRLATADESARLYIWDMKTGKKIREFPRDLGHKRGISFVAFNPTGTRIASVGEDESIKIWNTAGGNPVGSIQGVGENFYGIGFIPSGGFVVGTLTDEFRLYNAQTYAVAAKMKTPGAAGINSIAVNGNGRLALVAGRDGKVRMFDPTARKQIGSGKFHEDWAVRVAIAPNSKVAASSGSDRQVVIWDTKTMKTIAKIPDTGNEGSPVAFTGDGRFFATTAGLGTLKIFAVNPPQK from the coding sequence ATGCTCACCACAGCAATAGCCGCCCTCGTTTTGAACCCGGCCGCCCCGGCCATCACGGTCAAGAGCGTTAAGACGTTCGACCAGTTCCTCGTTTCCGCCCTAGCCGCCGCCCCGACGGGCCCACGCATCGCGTTCGCCACGGAAGATTCCAAGGTCCGCGTCTTCGACACAACGAAGATGCAGACCGTCTTCGCACTGGAGGGCCACCCCTTTGCGGTGACGGCCATCGCGTTCGACGCGACCGGCACGCGCCTGGCGACCGCGGACGAATCCGCCCGCCTCTACATCTGGGACATGAAGACGGGGAAGAAGATCCGTGAATTCCCGCGCGACCTGGGCCACAAGCGCGGCATCTCCTTCGTCGCCTTCAACCCGACCGGCACCCGGATCGCCTCGGTCGGCGAGGACGAGTCCATCAAGATTTGGAACACGGCCGGCGGTAACCCGGTCGGCAGCATCCAGGGAGTGGGCGAGAATTTCTACGGCATCGGCTTCATCCCGTCCGGCGGCTTTGTCGTGGGCACCTTGACGGACGAGTTCCGCCTTTACAACGCGCAGACGTATGCAGTGGCCGCCAAGATGAAGACGCCTGGCGCGGCCGGCATCAACTCGATCGCGGTGAACGGCAACGGCCGCCTCGCCTTGGTCGCGGGGCGTGACGGAAAAGTGCGCATGTTCGACCCGACCGCGCGGAAGCAGATCGGGAGCGGCAAGTTCCACGAAGACTGGGCCGTCCGCGTCGCCATTGCCCCGAACTCTAAGGTCGCGGCGAGCTCGGGCAGCGACCGCCAAGTTGTGATCTGGGACACGAAGACCATGAAGACGATCGCGAAGATTCCGGACACCGGAAACGAAGGCTCTCCGGTCGCATTCACGGGCGACGGCCGCTTCTTCGCGACCACCGCGGGCCTCGGCACGCTGAAGATCTTCGCGGTCAACCCGCCGCAGAAGTAA
- the rnc gene encoding ribonuclease III codes for MIPKKIPLKDEKLYRLALRHRSAAPDGVRDSYERLEFFGDSVLGLIVAEFLYENHPDWDQGMMSKARSSVVQEGPLADTALRLGLDKDIELSTSEEAAGGRLRPSVLCDVFEAVVGAIYLESGLEKARWFVLEQLDGFLLQVSAGDVSPHDYKSRLQEVAQALWRRTPLYRVAGEGGSAHERRFRVHVLFDNEVMGEGSGRSKKEAEQAAAKDALEVIERARKARELVASDLADKGGLL; via the coding sequence ATGATCCCAAAGAAGATCCCACTGAAGGACGAGAAGCTTTACAGGCTCGCGCTCCGGCACCGATCAGCCGCGCCCGACGGAGTCCGCGACAGCTATGAGCGCCTTGAGTTTTTCGGAGACTCGGTGCTCGGCCTGATCGTCGCGGAGTTCCTCTATGAGAACCACCCGGATTGGGATCAGGGGATGATGAGCAAGGCACGCTCCAGCGTCGTCCAAGAGGGACCTTTGGCGGATACCGCGTTGCGGCTGGGACTTGACAAAGATATCGAACTGAGCACCAGTGAAGAAGCCGCCGGAGGGCGACTGCGCCCGTCCGTCCTCTGCGACGTTTTCGAGGCCGTGGTCGGAGCGATCTACTTGGAGTCGGGATTGGAGAAGGCCCGGTGGTTCGTGCTGGAGCAGCTGGACGGCTTCCTGCTGCAGGTGAGCGCCGGGGACGTCAGCCCCCACGACTACAAGTCCAGGCTCCAGGAAGTCGCCCAGGCTCTCTGGAGGCGGACTCCGCTCTATCGCGTGGCAGGGGAAGGCGGCTCTGCCCACGAGCGCCGTTTCCGGGTGCACGTGCTTTTCGACAACGAGGTTATGGGCGAAGGTTCCGGCCGCAGCAAGAAGGAGGCGGAGCAAGCCGCCGCAAAGGACGCCTTGGAAGTTATCGAACGCGCCCGAAAAGCCAGAGAACTTGTCGCTAGTGATTTAGCGGACAAGGGTGGACTGCTCTAG
- a CDS encoding M42 family metallopeptidase, protein MPRFDVSIDYLVSFLQDLINTPSPTGDTEWAAGFVQNEIESMGVPCMRTTKGAVVATFEGLRNDKPRALTAHIDTLGAMVAEIKSNGRLRMTPLNGVMWPSVESEGVVVRTRRGAQVRGSIVLKNGAAHVNRDARTAPRDADNLEVRLDERTTSREETRLLGIDVGDYVAFDPRFEAGEAGFVRARFLDDKAAVACVMAAVKALTEAGVSPAQRTHLLFSNFEEVGHGGMDGLPEDLHEFLVVDMACVGEGQNGDEFHCSICTKDSSGPYSHDFSDQLRSIADRAGIELRPDVYPHYGSDGSAYWASGGKAKVALIGPGVDTSHGYERTHREALRDTALLIAEYLIEE, encoded by the coding sequence ATGCCGCGCTTCGACGTGTCCATCGACTACTTGGTCTCGTTCTTGCAGGACCTGATCAACACGCCCAGCCCGACCGGAGACACGGAATGGGCGGCGGGCTTCGTCCAAAACGAGATCGAGTCGATGGGCGTGCCCTGCATGCGGACGACCAAGGGCGCCGTCGTCGCGACCTTTGAGGGCCTGCGCAATGACAAGCCCCGCGCCCTCACCGCCCACATCGACACGCTCGGGGCCATGGTCGCCGAGATCAAGTCGAACGGTCGGCTGCGAATGACGCCCCTGAACGGCGTGATGTGGCCTTCGGTCGAGAGCGAGGGCGTCGTGGTCCGGACCCGCAGGGGTGCGCAAGTCCGCGGCTCCATCGTGCTGAAGAACGGCGCGGCCCACGTCAACCGCGACGCGCGCACCGCCCCGCGCGACGCCGACAACCTTGAGGTGCGCCTGGACGAGCGCACGACCAGCAGAGAAGAGACGCGGCTCCTGGGCATCGACGTGGGCGACTACGTCGCCTTCGACCCTCGGTTCGAGGCCGGAGAAGCCGGGTTCGTCCGCGCGCGTTTCTTGGACGACAAAGCCGCCGTCGCCTGCGTGATGGCGGCGGTCAAAGCCCTGACCGAGGCAGGCGTGAGCCCTGCCCAGCGCACCCACCTGCTCTTCAGCAACTTCGAGGAGGTCGGGCACGGGGGCATGGACGGCCTTCCCGAGGACCTGCACGAGTTTCTCGTGGTCGATATGGCGTGCGTCGGCGAGGGCCAGAACGGGGACGAGTTCCACTGCTCGATCTGCACCAAGGACAGCAGCGGCCCCTATAGCCATGATTTCTCAGACCAACTCCGCAGCATCGCAGACCGGGCGGGGATCGAGCTCCGGCCGGACGTCTATCCCCACTACGGTTCAGACGGATCAGCCTATTGGGCTTCCGGCGGAAAGGCGAAGGTGGCCCTCATCGGGCCGGGCGTGGACACCAGCCACGGATACGAGCGCACACATCGCGAGGCGCTGCGTGACACCGCGTTGCTGATCGCCGAGTACTTGATCGAAGAATAA
- a CDS encoding metallophosphoesterase — protein sequence MGAGFALAGGVSFAQLGNRSDLRLEHHELRLPRWDADGFRVALVTDLHMDSVWKASLAGRAIALAVAQKPDVLLLGGDFLSTEDPHAQELAFKALREAAASGVPTYGVLGNHDYWLRSTPRVVRSFERALRGPRSGLLRNETVEVDGVRVLGVDDGIAKRDRHDVLRPQDDKNVVCLFHEPDFVSRIDKRCSVMLAGHTHGGQVCLPFGIPLHTPYGGRTYKRGFYPDAPVPVYVSRGVGVVGVSRRAFCPPEVALLTLRSL from the coding sequence ATGGGAGCTGGCTTTGCCCTCGCGGGCGGGGTCTCCTTCGCCCAACTGGGCAACCGCAGCGACCTGCGGCTGGAGCACCATGAACTGCGCCTCCCGCGGTGGGACGCGGACGGGTTCCGAGTCGCCCTGGTCACGGACCTCCACATGGACAGCGTGTGGAAGGCGAGCCTTGCCGGTCGCGCGATAGCCCTAGCCGTGGCCCAGAAACCGGACGTCCTCCTGCTCGGCGGCGACTTCCTCAGCACCGAAGACCCTCACGCCCAGGAGTTGGCCTTCAAAGCCCTGCGCGAGGCCGCCGCCAGCGGCGTGCCGACCTATGGAGTCCTTGGCAACCACGACTATTGGTTGCGGTCCACCCCACGGGTGGTGCGCAGCTTTGAAAGGGCGCTGCGCGGGCCGCGGTCCGGCCTGCTCCGGAACGAGACGGTGGAGGTCGACGGGGTTCGCGTCCTGGGCGTCGACGATGGGATCGCGAAGCGCGACCGGCACGACGTCCTCCGCCCGCAAGACGACAAGAACGTCGTTTGCCTGTTCCACGAGCCCGACTTCGTGAGCCGAATCGACAAGCGGTGCTCGGTGATGCTAGCCGGGCACACCCACGGCGGCCAGGTCTGCCTGCCTTTCGGCATCCCGCTCCACACGCCCTATGGCGGGCGCACGTACAAGCGGGGCTTCTATCCGGATGCGCCGGTTCCGGTCTACGTCTCGCGCGGTGTCGGTGTGGTCGGGGTTAGCCGTAGGGCGTTCTGTCCCCCTGAGGTGGCCCTCCTCACCTTGCGTTCACTCTAG
- a CDS encoding TetR/AcrR family transcriptional regulator has translation MGVVNTASKKRPGQYHHGRLADALLDAAAAVVAARGPDAVSLRELAREIGVSPNAPYRHFADLDSLLSEVAGRGFDDLAQQCLEGGALEDGLLGMGTAYISFSARNPNLYRLMYSGRLDVTRHDRLARSAGTAWSVLCAGIVRTGLRGEAAETAAVAMWSLLHGYALLQLHGLVGERRPPDGAEVKRLLGALSFGAG, from the coding sequence GTGGGCGTCGTCAACACTGCCTCGAAGAAGAGGCCGGGGCAATACCACCACGGGAGATTGGCGGATGCGCTCTTGGATGCGGCCGCCGCCGTGGTCGCCGCGCGCGGCCCCGACGCTGTCTCGCTCCGCGAGCTTGCGCGCGAAATCGGAGTCTCGCCCAACGCACCCTACCGCCACTTCGCCGACCTTGACAGCCTCCTCTCCGAGGTCGCCGGGCGCGGATTCGACGACCTGGCCCAGCAGTGCCTTGAAGGCGGTGCCCTCGAAGACGGGCTCTTGGGTATGGGCACTGCCTACATCAGTTTTTCGGCCCGGAACCCAAACCTCTATCGCCTGATGTACTCGGGTCGGCTAGACGTCACACGGCACGACCGCTTGGCGCGCAGCGCCGGGACGGCGTGGTCCGTCCTCTGCGCGGGCATCGTCCGAACGGGGTTGCGCGGCGAGGCGGCCGAGACCGCCGCAGTCGCAATGTGGTCGCTGCTCCACGGCTATGCCTTGCTCCAGCTTCATGGCCTCGTCGGCGAGCGGCGCCCGCCGGACGGGGCCGAGGTCAAGCGCCTGCTCGGCGCCCTGAGTTTCGGGGCGGGTTAG
- a CDS encoding DUF1957 domain-containing protein, whose translation MSVGRFMLVLHSHMPYVLSHGKSPHGTDWIFESAAECYLPILDALDRLRHEGVKPRWTINMTPILAEQLDDPSFKAGFEDYCQEKIDFAIGDQEKFEAEGQLKMVGIAAMWQRYYTRALVSFKHQWNRSICGGFRAMQDEGMIELITCGATHGYFPLLGTDESVQAQVKLAVSSHEKRFGRKPRGIWLPECAYRPGYEWKPPTGDQEPWPRKDVGDFVRENGIEYFFVDSHLIRGGQPLGTYWQKFPQLAEMFARTKHLFTPPTEFRSEYEHYAIPSGPTIFARDPETTVKVWSGDVGYPGDPYYLEFHKQLYPGRLRYWRISEQKDDLGKKQAYDPWVAYDSIHAHAKDFVQMVASVLSNYRGQANRDGCLVAMYDTELFGHWWWEGPEFLYESALEMHRSGLIEMCSGGDVVDRDPATHLIHLPEGSWGEGGYHTVWLNEDNFWTWKELYPVERRFRELVQSVKDGLSREIVEQCAREMLLAEASDWQFLISTWAARDYAEARFGDHIERFNRLAEMAERVGQGGELSQKELEFLRECQEKDAPFQEIDLGYWASLDVPLSPAAFV comes from the coding sequence ATGTCCGTCGGCCGCTTCATGCTCGTGCTCCACTCGCACATGCCGTACGTCCTCTCGCACGGCAAGTCGCCGCACGGGACGGACTGGATCTTCGAGAGCGCGGCAGAGTGCTACCTGCCCATCTTGGACGCGCTCGACCGGTTGCGCCACGAGGGGGTCAAGCCGCGCTGGACGATCAACATGACGCCGATCCTGGCCGAGCAGCTCGACGATCCGAGCTTCAAAGCGGGGTTCGAGGACTACTGCCAGGAGAAGATCGACTTCGCGATCGGCGACCAGGAGAAGTTCGAGGCGGAGGGCCAGCTTAAAATGGTCGGAATCGCGGCGATGTGGCAACGGTACTACACCCGCGCCCTCGTCAGTTTCAAGCACCAGTGGAACCGTTCGATCTGCGGCGGGTTCCGCGCCATGCAGGACGAAGGGATGATCGAGCTGATCACCTGCGGCGCGACGCACGGATACTTTCCGTTGCTGGGCACGGACGAGAGTGTCCAGGCCCAGGTGAAGCTTGCGGTCAGTAGCCACGAAAAGCGGTTCGGCCGCAAGCCGCGCGGGATCTGGCTGCCGGAGTGCGCGTATCGGCCGGGATATGAGTGGAAGCCGCCCACCGGAGACCAGGAGCCTTGGCCGCGAAAGGACGTCGGCGACTTTGTGCGGGAGAACGGGATCGAGTATTTCTTTGTGGACTCGCACCTGATCCGTGGGGGCCAGCCGCTCGGTACCTATTGGCAGAAGTTTCCGCAGCTCGCGGAGATGTTCGCACGGACGAAGCACCTCTTCACGCCGCCGACCGAGTTCCGCAGCGAATACGAGCACTATGCGATCCCCAGCGGGCCCACGATCTTTGCCCGGGACCCGGAGACAACGGTCAAGGTTTGGTCCGGAGACGTCGGGTACCCGGGCGACCCGTACTACCTGGAGTTCCACAAGCAGCTCTACCCCGGTCGCCTGCGCTATTGGCGCATCAGCGAGCAAAAGGACGACCTGGGCAAGAAGCAGGCGTACGACCCCTGGGTGGCCTATGACAGCATCCACGCCCACGCCAAGGACTTCGTGCAGATGGTCGCGAGCGTGCTTTCGAACTACCGGGGCCAGGCGAACCGCGATGGGTGCCTCGTGGCCATGTACGACACGGAGCTTTTCGGCCACTGGTGGTGGGAAGGCCCGGAGTTTCTTTACGAATCGGCGCTGGAGATGCACCGGAGCGGGCTCATCGAGATGTGCAGCGGGGGAGACGTCGTCGACCGCGACCCCGCGACCCACTTGATCCACTTGCCCGAAGGCTCTTGGGGAGAAGGTGGCTACCACACCGTGTGGCTGAACGAGGACAACTTCTGGACGTGGAAGGAGCTGTACCCCGTCGAGAGGCGGTTCCGCGAGCTGGTGCAGTCGGTTAAGGACGGCCTCTCGCGCGAGATCGTCGAGCAGTGCGCCCGGGAAATGTTGCTGGCGGAAGCCAGCGACTGGCAGTTCCTCATTTCGACCTGGGCCGCGCGCGACTATGCCGAAGCCCGTTTCGGGGACCACATCGAGCGGTTCAACCGCCTCGCAGAGATGGCCGAGCGGGTCGGGCAAGGCGGGGAACTCTCGCAAAAGGAGCTCGAGTTCTTGCGCGAGTGCCAGGAGAAGGACGCCCCGTTCCAAGAGATTGACCTCGGCTACTGGGCGAGCCTGGACGTGCCCTTGAGTCCCGCGGCCTTTGTTTAA
- a CDS encoding AAA family ATPase, with translation MEAQRELEVLIRAKYPIVYVASWEERRVEEALAEVAKKLERTLHTWSVTQGMKPAVARPGDSAKPSGLGPELAALAVVHEAPEFTMFLLRDFHPYIKDNRVVRLLRDLAGKLRGAAKTLFIVSPMLSLPPELEKEVTVVEFPLPEAADIEAQIDRIVEAVKGNQSLDTTLTPEKREAIVRSAQGLTTDEIESALARSLVETKSLSIDQIIEEKKQIVRKTGMLQFYPADAKLEDVGGHDLLKEWLIQRKKSFTDAAREFGIPYPKGILLLGVQGCGKSLVAKAVSAAYGLPMLKMDVGRIFGSLVGQSEDNMRRAIRIAESLAPCILWIDELEKGFAGMSGSGVSDSGTTARVFASFLTWMQDKTKPVFLVATGNDVSLLPPELLRKGRFDEIFFIDLPDEKERQDIFKIHLKKRGRDPKKFKVPELAKQTDGYSGAEIEQVVVGALNHAFYDGRELTVKDLTDEAKAQVPLSRMMAEDIAALRNWAKLRARPSAKRALDPA, from the coding sequence ATGGAAGCCCAGCGCGAGCTCGAGGTGTTGATCCGGGCGAAGTACCCGATCGTTTATGTTGCCTCCTGGGAGGAACGGCGCGTCGAAGAGGCGTTGGCGGAGGTCGCCAAAAAGTTGGAGCGCACGCTCCACACCTGGAGCGTCACCCAAGGAATGAAGCCGGCCGTCGCCCGGCCCGGAGACTCCGCCAAGCCGAGCGGCCTAGGCCCCGAGTTGGCCGCGCTGGCCGTCGTCCATGAGGCGCCGGAGTTCACGATGTTCCTGTTGCGCGACTTCCACCCCTACATCAAGGACAACCGCGTGGTGCGCCTTCTCCGCGACCTGGCCGGCAAGCTGCGCGGCGCGGCCAAGACCCTCTTCATCGTCTCGCCGATGCTGAGCCTGCCGCCCGAACTTGAGAAGGAGGTGACCGTGGTCGAATTCCCCCTGCCCGAGGCGGCCGACATCGAAGCGCAGATCGACCGCATCGTGGAGGCCGTGAAGGGGAACCAGAGCTTGGACACCACGCTGACCCCGGAGAAGCGCGAGGCTATCGTGCGCTCCGCCCAGGGCCTCACGACCGATGAGATCGAGTCCGCCCTGGCCCGTAGCTTGGTCGAGACCAAGAGCCTCAGCATCGACCAGATCATCGAGGAGAAGAAGCAGATCGTCCGCAAGACCGGCATGCTTCAGTTCTATCCGGCCGACGCCAAGCTGGAGGACGTCGGTGGCCACGACCTGCTGAAAGAGTGGCTCATCCAGCGCAAGAAGAGCTTTACCGACGCGGCCCGCGAGTTCGGCATCCCCTATCCAAAGGGGATCTTGCTGCTCGGCGTGCAAGGCTGCGGCAAGTCGCTCGTGGCAAAGGCGGTGAGCGCCGCGTATGGCCTGCCGATGTTGAAGATGGACGTCGGCCGTATCTTCGGCTCGCTGGTCGGGCAGAGCGAGGACAACATGCGCCGAGCGATCCGCATCGCCGAGTCGCTCGCGCCCTGCATCCTCTGGATCGACGAGTTGGAGAAAGGCTTCGCCGGCATGAGCGGCAGCGGGGTCAGCGACAGCGGCACCACCGCCCGCGTCTTTGCCAGCTTCCTCACATGGATGCAGGACAAGACTAAGCCCGTCTTCCTCGTCGCGACCGGCAACGACGTCTCGCTGCTCCCTCCAGAACTCTTGCGCAAGGGGCGTTTCGACGAGATCTTCTTTATCGACCTGCCGGATGAGAAGGAGCGGCAGGACATCTTCAAGATCCACCTGAAGAAGCGGGGCCGCGACCCCAAGAAGTTCAAAGTGCCGGAGCTCGCCAAGCAGACCGACGGCTACAGCGGGGCAGAGATCGAACAGGTCGTGGTCGGCGCGCTGAACCACGCGTTCTACGACGGTCGCGAACTCACGGTCAAAGACCTGACCGACGAGGCGAAGGCGCAAGTGCCCCTCAGCCGCATGATGGCGGAGGATATCGCCGCCCTTCGCAACTGGGCGAAGCTGAGGGCCAGGCCCAGCGCGAAGCGCGCCCTGGATCCGGCTTAA